The proteins below come from a single Larimichthys crocea isolate SSNF chromosome XIV, L_crocea_2.0, whole genome shotgun sequence genomic window:
- the actn3b gene encoding alpha-actinin-3b → MTAVETQITYSNSYTIHHEEAYMTQEDDWDRDLLLDPAWEKQQRKTFTAWCNSHLRKAGTQIENIEEDFRNGLKLMLLLEVISGERLPKPDKGKMRFHKIANVNKALDFICSKGVKLVSIGAEEIVDGNVKMTLGMIWTIILRFAIQDISVEETSAKEGLLLWCQRKTAPYRNVNVQNFHISWKDGLALCALIHRHRPDLIDYSKLRKDDPIGNLNTAFEVAEKFLDIPKMLDAEDIVNTPKPDEKAIMTYVSCFYHAFAGAEQAETAANRICKVLAVNQENEKLMEEYEKLASELLEWIRRTIPWLENRVAEQTMRAMQQKLEDFRDYRRIHKPPRVQEKCQLEINFNTLQTKLRLSNRPAFMPSEGKMVSDIANAWKGLEQVEKGYEEWLLTEIRRLERLDHLAEKFKQKCAMHEAWTGGKEDLLSQKDYESASLMEIRALMRKHEAFESDLAAHQDRVEQIAAIAQELNELDYHDAATVNARCQGICDQWDNLGTLTQKRRDSLERVEKLWETIDQLYLEFAKRAAPFNNWMDGAMEDLQDMFIVHSIEEIQSLITAHDQFKATLPEADKERMATLGIHNEILKIAQTYGIKLSGINPYTTLSPQDVSNKWDAVKHLVPLRDQMLQEEVARQQANERLRRQFAAQANIIGPWIQTKMEEISHVSVDIAGSLEEQMNSLKQYEQNIINYKSNIDKLEGDHQLSQESLIFDNKHTNYSMEHVRVGWEQLLTTIARTINEVENQILTRDAKGISQEQLNEFRASFNHFDRKRNGMMDPDDFRACLISMGYDLGEVEFARIMTLVDPNNTGVVTFQAFIDFMTRETAETDTAEQVMASFKILASDKNYITVEELRRELPPEQAEYCISRMTRYIGADSPSGALDYISFSSALYGESDL, encoded by the exons ACCTTCACAGCTTGGTGTAACTCCCACTTGAGGAAGGCCGGGACACAGATCGAGAACATTGAAGAGGATTTTAGAAATGGCCTCAAactcatgctgctgctggaggtcatatcag GCGAGAGGCTGCCCAAACCCGACAAAGGCAAGATGCGTTTCCACAAGATCGCCAACGTGAACAAAGCCCTGGACTTCATCTGCAGCAAGGGAGTCAAGCTGGTGTCTATCGGTGCTGAGG aaattgTCGACGGTAATGTGAAGATGACTCTTGGTATGATCTGGACCATCATCCTGCGCTTTGCCATCCAGGACATCTCTGTGGAAG AGACCTCTGCTAAGGAgggtctgctgctgtggtgccaGAGGAAGACTGCCCCCTACAGGAACGTCAACGTGCAGAACTTCCACATCAG TTGGAAGGACGGCCTGGCTCTGTGCGCCCTCATCCACAGACACAGACCTGACCTCATTGACTACTCCAAACTGAGAAAG GACGACCCCATCGGTAACCTGAACACCGCCTTCGAAGTGGCTGAGAAGTTCCTGGACATCCCCAAGATGCTTGACGCTGAAG ATATTGTGAACACACCCAAACCTGACGAGAAGGCCATCATGACCTACGTGTCCTGCTTCTACCACGCCTTCGCCGGCGCCGAGCAG gctgaGACGGCTGCCAACCGTATCTGCAAGGTGCTGGCCGTCAACCAGGAGAACGAGAAACTGATGGAGGAGTACGAGAAGCTGGCCAGCGAG CTGCTGGAGTGGATCCGTCGCACCATCCCCTGGCTGGAGAACCGCGTGGCGGAGCAGACCATGCGCGCCATGCAGCAGAAGCTGGAGGACTTCCGCGACTACCGCCGCATCCACAAGCCGCCCCGCGTGCAGGAGAAGTGCCAGCTGGAGATCAACTTCAACACCCTGCAGACCAAGCTGAGGCTCAGCAACAGGCCCGCCTTCATGCCCTCCGAGGGCAAGATGGTGTCG GATATCGCCAACGCCTGGAAGGGTCTGGAGCAGGTGGAGAAGGGCTACGAGGAGTGGCTGCTGACCGAGATCCGCCGCCTGGAGAGACTCGATCATCTGGCCGAGAAGTTCAAGCAGAAGTGCGCCATGCACGAGGCCTGGACCGGAG GTAAGGAGGACCTGCTGTCCCAGAAGGACTACGAGTCGGCCTCTCTGATGGAGATCAGAGCCCTGATGAGGAAGCACGAGGCGTTCGAGAGCGACCTCGCCGCTCACCAGGACAGAGTGGAGCAGATCGCTGCCATCGCCCAGGAGCTGAA TGAGCTGGACTATCACGATGCTGCCACAGTCAACGCCCGCTGCCAGGGCATCTGTGACCAGTGGGACAACCTGGGCACCCTCACCCAGAAGAGGAGGGACTCCCTGGAG cgCGTGGAGAAGCTGTGGGAGACCATCGACCAGCTGTACCTGGAGTTTGCCAAGAGGGCGGCGCCCTTCAACAACTGGATGGACGGAGCCATGGAGGACCTGCAGGACATGTTCATTGTCCACAGTATCGAGGAGATCCAG aGTCTGATCACCGCTCACGACCAGTTCAAGGCCACCCTGCCCGAGGCCGACAAGGAGCGCATGGCCACCCTGGGCATCCACAACGAGATCCTGAAGATCGCCCAGACCTACGGCATCAAGCTGTCCGGAATCAACCCTTACACCACCCTGTCCCCCCAGGACGTCAGCAACAAGTGGGACGCT GTGAAGCACCTTGTTCCCCTCAGAGACCAAATGCTCCAGGAGGAGGTGGCCAGACAGCAGGCCAACGAGAGGCTGAGGCGCCAGTTCGCTGCCCAGGCCAACATCATCGGACCCTGGATTCAAACCAAGATGGAG GAGATCAGCCACGTGTCCGTGGACATCGCCGGCTCCCTGGAGGAACAGATGAACAGCCTGAAGCAGTACGAGCAGAACATCATCAACTACAAATCCAACATCGACAAGCTGGAGGGAGACCACCAGCTCAGCCAGGAGTCCCTCATCTTCGACAACAAGCACACCAACTACAGTATGGAG CACGTCCGCGTGGGCTGGGAGCAGCTGCTCACCACCATCGCCAGAACCATCAACGAGGTGGAGAACCAGATCCTGACCCGCGACGCCAAGGGCATCAGCCAGGAGCAGCTCAACGAGTTCAGGGCCTCCTTCAACCACTTCGACAGG AAGAGAAACGGCATGATGGACCCAGACGACTTCCGTGCCTGCCTCATCTCCATGGGTTACGATCTG GGTGAGGTGGAGTTTGCTCGTATCATGACCCTGGTGGACCCCAACAACACAGGCGTGGTGACCTTCCAGGCCTTCATCGACTTCATGACCCGCGAGACCGCCGAGACCGACACCGCAGAACAGGTCATGGCCTCCTTCAAGATTCTGGCCTCAGACAAG aaTTACATCACAGTGGAGGAGCTGCGCAGGGAGCTGCCGCCCGAGCAGGCAGAGTACTGCATCAGCCGCATGACCAGGTACATCGGAGCCGACAGCCCCTCCGGCGCCCTGGACTACATCTCCTTCTCCAGCGCCCTCTACGGAGAGAGCGACTTATAA
- the klc2 gene encoding kinesin light chain 2 — MSTMVYPREEALERLSQDEIVLNTKAVMQGLETLRGEHAQLLNSLLDCTQPPAAQEKSGLLRKSLEAIELGLGEAQVIIALSSHLSAVESEKQKLRAQVRRLCQENQWLRDELAGTQHKLQRSEQSVAQLEEEKKHLEFMNQIKKFDDDVSPSEEKNQSSGGGSGSGGDTSKDSLDDLFPNDDDQGPAQPSGEVAAQQGGYEIPARLRTLHNLVIQYASQGRYEVAVPLCKQALEDLEKTSGHDHPDVATMLNILALVYRDQNKYKEAAHLLNDALAIREKTLGKDHPAVAATLNNLAVLYGKRGKYKEAEPLCKRALEIREKVLGKYHPDVAKQLNNLALLCQNQGKYDEVEYYYRRALEIYESKLGADDPNVAKTKNNLATCYLKQGKFMDAEALYKEILTRAHEKEFGSVNNDNKPIWMHAEEREESKGKRKDAGPYVEYGSWYKACKVDSPTVNTTLKSLGALYRRQGKLEAAETLEECASKSRKQGIDAINQSKVVELLKDGGAGGGDRRHSREGINGPGGQRGENEGDDSAEWNGDGNGSLRRSGSFGKIRDALRRSSEMLVKKLQGSGPQEPRNPGMKRASSLNFLNKSAEETTQDASSGFSDCRGLSASNVDLSRRSSLIG; from the exons ATGTCCACCATGGTGTATCCACGTGAAGAAGCCCTGGAGAGACTGAGCCAGGATGAGATCGTCCTCAACACTAAGGCCGTCATGCAGGGCCTGGAGACGCTGCGTGGCGAACACGCCCAGCTCCTCAACTCGCTGCTGGACTGCACCCAGCCGCCGGCCGCCCAGGAGAAGTCCGGACTGCTCCGCAAGAGTCTGGAGGCCATCGAGCTGGGCCTGGGAGAGGCACAG GTGATCATCGCTCTGTCGAGCCACCTTAGCGCCGTGGAGTCGGAGAAGCAGAAGCTGCGCGCTCAGGTGCGTCGCCTCTGCCAGGAGAACCAGTGGCTCCGCGACGAGCTGGCGGGGACGCAGCACAAGCTGCAGCGCAGCGAGCAGAGCGTCgcccagctggaggaggagaagaagcacCTGGAGTTCATGAACCAGATCAAGAAGTTTGACGACGACGTGTCGCCCTCGGAGGAGAAGAACCAGAGCTCCGGTGGCGGCAGTGGAAGCGGAGGAGACACTTCAAAGGACAGCCTGGATGATCTGTTCCCCAACGATGATGACCAGGGACCAG CCCAGCCCAGCGGAGAGGTGGCAGCCCAGCAGGGAGGCTACGAGATCCCGGCCCGCCTCAGGACGCTCCACAACCTGGTGATCCAGTACGCCTCGCAGGGGAGGTACGAGGTGGCCGTGCCGCTGTGCAAACAAGCCCTGGAGGACCTGGAGAAGACGTCTGGGCACGACCACCCTGACGTAGCCACAATGCTCAACATCCTGGCCTTGGTGTACAG GGATCAGAACAAGTACAAAGAAGCAGCTCACCTCCTGAATGACGCCCTGGCCATCAGAGAGAAGACGCTGGGCAAGGATCATCCAGCCGTGGCCGCGACCCTCAACAACCTGGCCGTCCTGTACGGAAAGAGGGGCAAATACAAGGAGGCTGAGCCTCTGTGCAAGAGAGCGCTGGAGATCAGAGAGAAG GTGTTGGGGAAGTACCACCCAGATGTGGCCAAGCAGCTGAACAACTTGGCCCTGCTGTGTCAGAACCAGGGCAAGTACGACGAGGTGGAGTACTACTACAGACGAGCCCTGGAGATCTACGAGTCCAAACTGGGAGCCGACGACCCCAACGTGGCCAAGACCAAAAACAACCTG GCGACGTGCTACCTGAAGCAGGGGAAGTTCATGGACGCCGAGGCTCTGTACAAAGAGATCCTGACCAGGGCACACGAGAAGGAGTTTGGATCTGTCAACA atgacaACAAGCCAATCTGGATGCacgcagaggagagagaggagagcaag ggtAAGCGTAAGGACGCTGGCCCGTATGTAGAGTATGGCAGCTGGTATAAAGCCTGCAAGGTGGACAG CCCGACCGTGAATACAACCCTGAAAAGCCTGGGAGCTTTGTACCGTCGCCAGGGCAAACTGGAGGCAGCAGAAACGCTGGAGGAGTGCGCCAGCAAGTCACGTAAACAG ggtATTGATGCCATTAACCAGAGTAAGgtggtggagctgctgaaggacGGAGGAGCCGGAGGCGGCGACAGACGACACAGCAGGGAAGGAATCAACGGTCCGGGGGGACAGCGAGGGGAGAACGAGGGCGATGACTCCGCCGAGTGGAACGGG GACGGTAATGGGTCTCTGCGCCGCAGCGGCTCCTTCGGGAAGATCCGTGACGCCCTGAGAAGGAGCAGCGAGATGCTGGTGAAGAAGCTGCAGGGAAGCGGACCACAAGAACCTCGTAACCCAGG AATGAAGAGAGCGAGCTCCCTCAACTTCCTCAACAAGAGCGCTGAGGAGACCACACAG gacGCCAGCTCCGGATTCTCTGACTGCAGGGGACTAAGCGCCAGCAACGTGGACCTATCCAGACGCAGCTCCCTGATTGGCTag
- the prkd4 gene encoding protein kinase D4, with translation MSAVAPTGLTSLSAPALVQFQLGLFREEVRVPASNLSYRHAKRLAAEIIERKAPDCSVVGVGEKILLFRHQPASEELLRRLTDQDELQHGDLIEVIIAESASVTEMRIRPHSLVVQSYRTPTFCHHCGEMLWGLVRQGLKCDGCGLDFHKRCAFQLPNNCSRARRQVSTSLSLFPPRRPRTHSLSNQAGGSLEEISMSKPSSRPPSWAEAPVWLGIGYGDKRTAQVPHTFHIHSYTKPTVCQYCHRLLKGLFRQGLQCSDCRFNCHQRCELLVPRDCPGEKRGVNGEESTAVAHSGPLDPEDDDSELTIMRTLEVSDDEMSTDGDAMMETKTKDAEQPREPMSPCFSSNIPLMRLVQTVHHTKRRAGGVLREGWLLYHTNTDTLRKRHYWLLDWKSITLFQNESSTKYYKEIALSEVLQVRGPGQLSVAPLAGGSAHSFEVVTSSLVYCVVAGENGPAWESAIRQALMPVQSSGGGRGEENEDKDSHRDSVDISSVYQIFTDEVLGSGQFGVVYKGTHRKSGRPAAIKVIDKARFPTKERQLRNEVAILQSLSHHGVVLLEGMFETVEHIFVVMEKLHGDMLEMIMSSEIGRLPERNSRFLVTQILEALRYLHFKHIAHCDLKPENVLLASADPFPQVKLCDFGFARIIGEKSFRRSVVGTPAYLAPEVINSSGYNRSLDMWSVGVIMYVSLSGTFPYNEDEDIKQQITNAAFMYPRQPWASISLEAVSLINNLLQVSVRRRFSVGKALGHPWLQNFQLWCDLREFEQRLGSRYLTHQGDDQRWIRYTQERGLSFPSHLCWDPDNDPDM, from the exons ATGTCCGCAGTGGCTCCCACCGGTCTAACCAGTCTCTCTGCGCCGGCTCTGGTCCAGTTCCAGCTCGGCCTGTTCAGGGAGGAGGTTCGAGTCCCTGCCAGCAACCTGAGCTACCGCCATGCCAAGAGGCTGGCTGCGGAGATCATAGAGCGCAAG GCTCCAGACTGCAGCGTGGTGGGCGTCGGGGAGAAGATTCTGCTGTTCAGACATCAGCCCGCCTCAGAGGAGCTGCTTCGACGCCTGACGGACCAGGACGAGCTGCAGCATGGAGACCTCATCGAGGTCATCATCGCAG AATCAGCGTCAGTGACCGAGATGAGGATCCGTCCACACTCCCTGGTGGTCCAGTCGTACCGGACTCCCACTTTCTGTCACCACTGTGGAGAAATGTTGTGGGGCCTCGTTCGACAGGGGCTGAAATGTGATG gTTGTGGATTAGACTTTCATAAGCGTTGTGCTTTCCAGCTGCCCAATAACTGCAGCCGAGCACGGCGTCAGGTCAGCACCAGCCTCTCGCTGTTTCCTCCACGGCGACCTCGCACACACTCGCTGTCCAATCAGGCGGGAGGCAGTCTGGAAGAG ATCAGCATGTCCAAGCCCTCGTCCAGACCTCCGTCCTGGGCAGAGGCTCCGGTCTGGCTTGGGATCGGGTACGGTGACAAGCGCACGGCGCAGGTCCCTCACACCTTCCACATCCACAGCTACACCAAACCCACTGTCTGCCAGTACTGCCACCGGCTGCTCAAAGGACTCTTCAGACAGGGGCTGCAGTGCTCAG ACTGCAGGTTTAACTGCCATCAGCGCTGTGAGCTGTTGGTCCCCAGAGACTGTccaggagagaagagaggcgTCAACGGGGAAG AATCCACAGCAGTGGCTCACAGCGGCCCGCTGGACCCAGAGGACGATGATTCAGAGCTCACCATTATGAGAACACTAGAAGTCTCTGACGATGAGATGTCCACTGACGGAGACGCGATGATGGAGACGAAGACCAAGGACGCCGAGCAACCGCGAGAGCCAATGAG TCCGTGTTTCAGCAGCAACATCCCTCTGATGAGGCTCGTCCAGACGGTGCATCACACTAAGAGGAGAGCCGGCGGAGTCCTGAGAGAGGGATGGCTGCTGTATCacaccaacactgacacactg CGGAAACGTCATTACTGGCTCTTGGACTGGAAGAGTATCACTCTGTTCCAGAACGAGAGCAGCACCAAGTACTACAAG gagATCGCTCTGTCCGAGGTCCTGCAGGTCCGAGGCCCCGGCCAGCTCTCCGTGGCCCCGTTGGCGGGCGGCAGCGCTCACTCCTTCGAGGTGGTGACGTCCTCGCTGGTGTACTGCGTGGTGGCCGGAGAGAACGGGCCGGCGTGGGAGAGCGCCATCCGTCAGGCTCTGATGCCCGTCCAGAGCAGCGGAGGAGGACGCGGCGAGGAGAACGAGG ACAAAGACTCGCACAGAGACAGCGTG gacATCAGCTCGGTGTATCAGATCTTCACAGACGAGGTTTTGGGCTCGGGACAGTTTGGAGTCGTGTACAAAG GTACTCACAGAAAATCAGGTCGTCCGGCCGCGATCAAAGTCATCGACAAGGCGCGCTTCCCGACCAAAGAGAGACAGCTGAGGAACGAAGTGGCCATCCTGCAG AGTCTGTCCCACCACGGTGTGGTCCTGTTGGAGGGGATGTTCGAGACGGTGGAGCACATCTTTGTCGTCATGGAGAAGCTCCACGGCGACATGCTGGAGATGATAATGTCCAGCGAGATAGGCCGACTCCCCGAACGCAACAGCCGCTTCCTGGTCACACAG atcCTCGAGGCTCTGCGGTATCTCCACTTCAAACACATCGCCCACTGTGACCTGAAACCTGAGAACGTGCTGCTGGCCTCTGCGGACCCTTTCCCTCAG GTGAAGCTGTGCGACTTCGGCTTCGCGCGGATCATCGGCGAGAAGTCTTTCCGTCGCTCCGTCGTGGGCACGCCCGCCTACCTGGCGCCGGAGGTCATCAACAGCAGCGGCTACAACCGCTCTCTGGACATGTGGTCGGTGGGCGTCATCATGTACGTGAGCCTGAGCGGCACGTTCCCCTACAACGAGGACGAGGACATCAAGCAGCAGATCACCAACGCTGCGTTCATGTACCCGAGACAACCCTGGGCCTCCATCTCACTGGAGG CCGTGAGTCTCATCAACAACCTGCTGCAGGTGTCGGTCAGACGGAGGTTCAGCGTGGGCAAAGCTCTGGGACACCCGTGGCTGCAG AACTTCCAGCTGTGGTGCGACCTCCGGGAGTTCGAGCAGAGGTTGGGCTCCCGTTATCTGACGCACCAGGGGGACGACCAGCGCTGGATACGCTACACCCAGGAGAGAGGCCTGAGCTTCCCGTCGCACCTGTGCTGGGACCCGGACAACGACCCCGACATGTGA